ACGCGGTGGTTGATCCAAACGTTTCAAAAGTAGCGATCGCTCAAAATTGCATCTTAGTCATATTGCACGATCGCGGTCTGTAGAACGTCGTTTCTGAAATATCGACTCAAATCGTTGGATGTTCGTAAGTCGACCTTGCGTTGAATTAGGTCAGAGAGTTCGAGTTCCATGCCAGCCAAGCGAATCAGTCCTGGGGTATGCTCCGGTTCGAATTCAACCAGGAAATCGACATCGCTGTCCGGGCAAAAGTCTTCTCGCAGTACTGAACCAAAAAGGGATAGTTTGCGAATGTGGTGGCGCTGGCAAAAGTCAGCTAGAGCGGGTTTAGGAAGATTGATGGGAAGGGAATGATTCACCAAAAGTAGCCCTCCTTGATTGCGGTCTGCCTCTGACTCGGATCATACTCCAGCAGATATTCACGTGCGATCGCACCCTGTGCTCTCAATTGCCCGACCTCTTCGGTGCGAATCTCGGTATCGGTAGAGAGGAGGATAACTTGGTGGCTGGCTTGGGGGAAGTAGCGCTCGACGAGGTGGCGGCGATGTTCGGAGTCGAGGCGACCCAGAGGGGTATCTATTGCCACGGGCAGCTGCCGACCTGAAACACTGGCGAGGCCCCGCAGGAAGGCGATCGCCAGGAGCTGCTTTTCCCCCGCAGAGAGGCATTGGATGGGGAGGAGGTCACCTTCGGTATCGTAAAGGTCGAGGCGGAAGGTGTCAGCATCAACCATGACCCGGTGAACCAGGCTGGATTTGTGGAGCAGCAGCAA
This portion of the Halomicronema hongdechloris C2206 genome encodes:
- a CDS encoding nucleotidyltransferase family protein yields the protein MNHSLPINLPKPALADFCQRHHIRKLSLFGSVLREDFCPDSDVDFLVEFEPEHTPGLIRLAGMELELSDLIQRKVDLRTSNDLSRYFRNDVLQTAIVQYD